GCCCAGAACCCATGGTTCGGCAATATTCACAAGAGGTGAAACCCAGGCCCTTGTGACCACCACTCTGGGAATGGTAGGAGAAGATGACCAGCTGGTGGATGGGCTCCAACATGACGAGACCTCTAAGCGCTTCATGCTGCATTATAACTTCCCGCCGTACTCCGTAGGTGAGGTTAGACCTATGAGAGGGCCAGGCAGACGAGAGATAGGACACGGGGCACTTGCGGAGAGGGCAGTCAGACCGCTGCTTCCCGATGAAGCTTTATTCCCTTACGCCATTAGGGTCGTTTCGGATATATTAGAGTCCAACGGTTCAAGTTCCATGGCTTCTGTGTGTGGTGCCAGTTTGTCTTTAATGGATGCTGGAGTGCCGATTAAAAAGGCCGTAGCGGGTGTTGCCATGGGGCTCATCAAGGAAGGGGACAAGGTGGTGGTTCTAACTGATATACAAGGACTAGAAGATCACTTTGGCGATATGGATTTCAAGGTTGCAGGGACAAAGGATGGAGTTACCGCCTTGCAAATGGATAATAAGGCAGGTGGTATCACCAAGGAGATACTTACTCAGGCTCTTGAACAGGCGAAACAAGGTAGGCTGTTCATCTTGGACAAGATGGAAGAAGCAATAAGGGAGCCTAGAGAAGAACTTTCCTCTCTTGCTCCTAGGATATACACATTGAAGGTAAATCAAGAGAAGATAAGGGATATCATCGGCCCAGGGGGCAAAACCATTAGGAGCATAGTTGCTGAGACTGGTGTCAAGATAGATGTGGAAGATAATGGTACCGTGCTCATTGCGTCAAGCAACAGGGAATCCGCGCAAAAGGCCATAAGCATCATAGAAGAATTGGTTAAAGAGGTGGAAGCAGGAGATGTCTACCTAGGCAAGGTGACAAGGCTTATGCCCTTCGGTGCTTTTGTGGAGGTCCTTCCAGGAAAGGAGGGCTTACTGCATGTGAGCGAAGTGAGTACTCATCATGTTGCTAAGGTGGACGATATTCTGAAGCCGGGAGATATGGTCTTGGTCGTGGTTAAGGAGATAGACGACATGGGTCGGATAAACCTCTCCAGGAAGAGGATATTCGATAGAAAGGAAGAGGTACAAGCTTTATACGAAGAAGCTTTTTCAGAAGAGATGATAAGAGAGGAAAAAATAGAAAGCTCCTCAAAAAAGAGGGAGAGACCTCCCGTTAGGGATAGGAAGAATTCGCCAAGATCCAACGAGCAACCTAGGAGGCGTGGCTAGTTATGGAGAAGAATAAGATCTCGATTTACATTAGTAGGAGCAAAGAAAACGAAGACCTTCCTCTTCCTAAATATGCCACTGAAGGTTCCTCGGGAATGGACGTCGTGGCTGCTGAAGAGTGTGTCCTTCAGCCAGGAGAATGGAAGGCTGTTGGTACGGGACTTTTCATGGAGATCCCTAGCGGTTACGAGTGCCAAGTTAGGCCTCGAAGTGGCCTGGCTCTCAGAGATGGGGTTACAGTTTTGAATGCCCCAGGGACAGTAGACAGTGACTATCGAGGTGAGGTCAAGGTTATATTGATAAACCATGGGAAGCAACCTTTCAAAATTTCTAGAGGGGATAGAATAGCTCAGCTGGTGTTCGCGAAAGTAGAAAAGGCAGAGCTTCATCTGAAAGAAGAACTTACGGCCACAGTCCGCGGTAGTGGAGGTTTTGGCAGTACGGGAAAATGAATAAGAATAAAATGAATAAATCGTAAGAAGGGGCAGCCCCGTAACGGGCTGCC
The DNA window shown above is from Thermovirga lienii DSM 17291 and carries:
- a CDS encoding polyribonucleotide nucleotidyltransferase (PFAM: KH domain; S1 RNA binding domain; 3' exoribonuclease family, domain 1; 3' exoribonuclease family, domain 2; Polyribonucleotide nucleotidyltransferase, RNA binding domain~TIGRFAM: polyribonucleotide nucleotidyltransferase~COGs: COG1185 Polyribonucleotide nucleotidyltransferase (polynucleotide phosphorylase)~InterProIPR012162: IPR004088: IPR003029: IPR001247: IPR 015847: IPR015848: IPR018111: IPR004087~KEGG: aco:Amico_0701 polyribonucleotide nucleotidyltransferase~PFAM: 3' exoribonuclease; Exoribonuclease, phosphorolytic domain 2; Polynucleotide phosphorylase, phosphorolytic RNA-binding; K Homology, type 1, subgroup; RNA binding S1 domain protein~PRIAM: Polyribonucleotide nucleotidyltransferase~SMART: KH domain protein~SPTR: Polyribonucleotide nucleotidyltransferase;~TIGRFAM: polyribonucleotide nucleotidyltransferase), whose protein sequence is MANVFSVEVGGEVMTFETGTLAKQANGSVTVSMGETVLLVTACFSEEAREGIDFFPLLVDYEERFYSAGKIPGGFIKREGRPSETAILAARLTDRSIRSLFPEHMRNDVHVVATTLSVDQENSPSVLAINGASAALTISDIPWEGPVGAVRIGYIDGQLVVNPTESLMRNSSLDLVVSGHRDGITMVEAGANEVSEDLLVEALALAQEEIKKIVDLQLEMMEKIGKEKVQIPEPLEFPGIDRWIKDNLYEEIKTAVMIHEKKPRAKALDEIERKAIEALMEEHPDKEGYIKEYIGKLIKKAVRELIVFEGKRADGRRTDEIRPISCKVGVLPRTHGSAIFTRGETQALVTTTLGMVGEDDQLVDGLQHDETSKRFMLHYNFPPYSVGEVRPMRGPGRREIGHGALAERAVRPLLPDEALFPYAIRVVSDILESNGSSSMASVCGASLSLMDAGVPIKKAVAGVAMGLIKEGDKVVVLTDIQGLEDHFGDMDFKVAGTKDGVTALQMDNKAGGITKEILTQALEQAKQGRLFILDKMEEAIREPREELSSLAPRIYTLKVNQEKIRDIIGPGGKTIRSIVAETGVKIDVEDNGTVLIASSNRESAQKAISIIEELVKEVEAGDVYLGKVTRLMPFGAFVEVLPGKEGLLHVSEVSTHHVAKVDDILKPGDMVLVVVKEIDDMGRINLSRKRIFDRKEEVQALYEEAFSEEMIREEKIESSSKKRERPPVRDRKNSPRSNEQPRRRG
- a CDS encoding deoxyuridine 5'-triphosphate nucleotidohydrolase Dut (PFAM: dUTPase~TIGRFAM: deoxyuridine 5'-triphosphate nucleotidohydrolase (dut)~COGs: COG0756 dUTPase~InterPro IPR008180: IPR008181~KEGG: eli:ELI_10525 deoxyuridine 5'-triphosphate nucleotidohydrolase~PFAM: deoxyUTP pyrophosphatase~SPTR: Deoxyuridine 5'-triphosphate nucleotidohydrolase;~TIGRFAM: deoxyuridine 5'-triphosphate nucleotidohydrolase Dut); the protein is MEKNKISIYISRSKENEDLPLPKYATEGSSGMDVVAAEECVLQPGEWKAVGTGLFMEIPSGYECQVRPRSGLALRDGVTVLNAPGTVDSDYRGEVKVILINHGKQPFKISRGDRIAQLVFAKVEKAELHLKEELTATVRGSGGFGSTGK